The following are encoded together in the Petrotoga sp. 9PWA.NaAc.5.4 genome:
- a CDS encoding glycerate kinase codes for MKNLGEDAIRIINNSIESVLPDKAVREEIEKLNFNGNVYLVAIGKAAWRMAKAAKDSLGDKIKDGIVITKYGHSKGKIEGLKIYEAGHPIPDENTINSTKKVVELVMNLGQEDTILFLVSGGGSALFELPVEGISLEELKKMTDLLLKSGANIVEINTIRKRLSQVKGGKFAKLVEPAKIYSLVLSDVLGDRLDSIASGPAYPDSTTVKDVEEIIDKYKLNLSEHVINALKKETPKELNNVETRIIGSVSKVCESAEKIAKSLGYNTLILTTTLDCEAKEAGSFLASIAREVKEKNRPLKKPCAVILGGETVVHVKGKGVGGRNQELVLSAAKGIVNYEDIIIVSVGTDGTDGPTDAAGGIVDGMTVKRLIEKNIDIEEVLNNNDSYHALQSIDGLVITGPTGTNVNDLTFILCS; via the coding sequence TTGAAAAATTTAGGGGAAGATGCAATTAGAATTATAAATAACTCTATTGAGTCTGTTTTACCAGATAAGGCTGTAAGAGAAGAGATTGAAAAGCTGAATTTCAACGGCAATGTATACTTAGTCGCTATTGGTAAAGCTGCATGGCGAATGGCTAAGGCAGCAAAAGATTCACTTGGGGATAAAATAAAAGATGGAATAGTTATCACAAAATATGGTCATTCAAAAGGGAAAATAGAAGGTTTAAAAATATATGAAGCAGGACATCCTATACCGGATGAGAATACAATAAATTCAACTAAAAAAGTTGTTGAGTTAGTTATGAATTTAGGGCAAGAAGATACTATATTATTTTTAGTTTCGGGAGGAGGCTCTGCACTTTTTGAACTTCCTGTAGAAGGGATAAGTTTGGAAGAACTAAAAAAAATGACGGATTTATTGCTTAAATCAGGGGCAAATATTGTAGAAATAAATACTATAAGGAAACGTCTTTCTCAAGTAAAAGGTGGGAAGTTTGCAAAGTTAGTGGAGCCAGCAAAAATCTACTCGCTTGTGCTCTCGGATGTTTTAGGAGATAGGTTAGATAGTATAGCCTCAGGACCCGCTTATCCTGATTCTACTACAGTTAAAGATGTGGAAGAAATTATTGATAAGTATAAGTTAAATCTTTCCGAACATGTTATAAACGCTTTAAAAAAAGAAACTCCAAAAGAATTGAATAACGTTGAAACAAGAATTATAGGAAGTGTGTCAAAAGTTTGTGAAAGTGCAGAAAAGATCGCTAAAAGTTTAGGATACAATACTTTGATTTTGACAACAACATTAGATTGTGAAGCAAAAGAAGCGGGATCATTCTTAGCTTCAATTGCAAGAGAAGTCAAAGAAAAAAATCGGCCTCTAAAAAAACCTTGTGCAGTAATATTGGGAGGAGAAACAGTCGTACATGTTAAAGGTAAAGGGGTTGGTGGGAGAAACCAAGAATTAGTACTTTCCGCAGCTAAGGGTATAGTTAATTATGAAGATATTATAATTGTTTCAGTGGGGACTGATGGAACGGATGGGCCAACAGATGCTGCTGGTGGCATAGTGGATGGTATGACTGTGAAAAGATTGATAGAAAAAAATATAGATATAGAAGAGGTCCTCAATAATAATGATTCTTATCATGCATTGCAGAGTATAGATGGTTTAGTTATAACCGGTCCTACAGGAACTAACGTAAATGATTTGACTTTTATATTATGTAGTTAA
- a CDS encoding GAF domain-containing protein: protein MRSVFRDFTDDFFEILTYPKENWEDFWKSYKKLFDFVDIYVKKTNLKDEDIVKKLKEIGRRDLDKAFWYKQEIIRNLKSDIIEDLTKYSEKFQLNRGDFAVYLSVFLGDKPYLFLDSFKGTIIVVDILYLYFNKDKINPRKIIEEAITTFINFTSPNKKKADFWILYDKIKTIITDKNYKDRNQVLKIICELLAERIPYYNWVGFYLVDEKEKDSLTLGPFVGEPTEHTKIKFGQGICGQAASTKTTFIVDDVSKEDNYLSCSPKTQSEIVVPIFDKKGKIVGEIDIDSHNKASFDSDDHNFLEAIAKLLTERFW from the coding sequence ATGAGAAGTGTCTTCAGAGATTTTACAGATGATTTTTTTGAAATATTAACTTATCCTAAAGAAAATTGGGAAGATTTTTGGAAAAGTTATAAAAAATTGTTTGATTTTGTTGATATATACGTCAAAAAAACAAACTTAAAAGATGAAGATATTGTCAAAAAACTGAAAGAGATAGGAAGAAGAGATTTAGATAAAGCTTTTTGGTATAAACAGGAGATTATAAGAAATTTAAAATCAGATATTATAGAAGACTTGACGAAATATTCCGAAAAGTTTCAACTAAATAGGGGAGATTTTGCAGTTTATTTGAGTGTCTTTTTAGGTGACAAACCATATTTATTTTTAGACTCTTTTAAAGGAACAATAATCGTCGTAGATATATTATATTTGTATTTCAACAAAGACAAAATAAACCCAAGAAAGATCATAGAAGAGGCGATAACAACTTTTATAAATTTTACTTCTCCTAATAAAAAAAAGGCTGACTTTTGGATATTGTACGATAAAATAAAAACAATTATTACAGACAAAAATTATAAAGATAGAAACCAGGTTCTAAAAATAATTTGTGAACTATTAGCTGAAAGGATACCATATTACAATTGGGTGGGTTTTTATCTTGTGGATGAAAAAGAAAAAGACTCCCTTACATTAGGTCCATTTGTAGGAGAACCTACTGAACACACAAAGATAAAATTTGGTCAAGGTATATGTGGACAGGCGGCGAGTACCAAAACCACTTTTATAGTGGATGATGTAAGTAAAGAAGATAATTACTTATCTTGTAGTCCCAAAACGCAATCTGAAATTGTTGTTCCTATTTTTGATAAAAAAGGAAAGATCGTGGGAGAAATTGATATAGACAGCCATAATAAAGCATCTTTTGACAGTGACGATCATAATTTCTTAGAAGCCATTGCAAAATTATTGACAGAAAGATTTTGGTAG
- a CDS encoding type III PLP-dependent enzyme produces the protein MELTHLIRTAAKLLETPFLVLDTSCVKENYFRLKNSINNVEIFYAVKANSHSSILETLRDLGSSFDVASKGEIIKLMDIGVSTDKMSFGNTIKKEKDIKFAWENGVEYFAVDSEMEVEKIARNAPGAKVYGRLAMSSNDSEWPLSGKFGTDADHLIDILKYAKRKGLVPYGVSFHVGSQSYNKYKWKEAILTASEVFEKLHKERIDLKMLNLGGGIPVQHTKPVPSVEEIGAIINESVNEYLGWVDGLRVISEPGRSMVGSAGITASRVLLRSRKGTQTWVFLDVGVFHGLMETIENFRYEVVVEGKENSETMTMTLAGPTCDSVDTIYDEIDLPIDIDYSDIVYFINTGAYTNEYATYFNGIEPVKVYTVQELEEMLKGEFLENTERV, from the coding sequence TTGGAATTAACGCACCTTATTAGAACAGCAGCAAAATTATTAGAAACTCCATTTTTGGTTCTTGATACTTCTTGTGTCAAAGAGAACTATTTTAGATTGAAGAATTCAATAAATAACGTTGAAATTTTTTATGCGGTCAAAGCGAATTCTCATTCAAGTATCTTAGAAACATTGAGAGATTTAGGATCTTCTTTTGATGTGGCTTCAAAAGGAGAAATAATAAAGTTGATGGACATAGGTGTTTCTACAGATAAGATGAGTTTTGGAAATACTATAAAGAAAGAGAAAGATATAAAGTTTGCTTGGGAAAATGGAGTTGAGTATTTTGCTGTGGATTCTGAAATGGAAGTTGAAAAAATAGCTAGGAATGCTCCAGGTGCAAAGGTATATGGAAGGTTGGCAATGAGTTCCAATGACTCTGAATGGCCGCTTTCTGGTAAATTTGGTACGGATGCCGATCATTTAATAGATATCTTAAAATATGCGAAAAGAAAAGGATTGGTTCCATACGGTGTTTCTTTTCATGTTGGTTCTCAATCATATAATAAATATAAATGGAAGGAAGCTATATTAACTGCGAGCGAAGTATTTGAAAAACTTCATAAGGAAAGAATCGATTTAAAAATGTTAAATTTGGGTGGCGGAATACCTGTACAACATACGAAACCTGTTCCATCGGTTGAAGAAATAGGTGCAATAATAAATGAATCAGTAAATGAATATTTAGGTTGGGTTGATGGATTGAGAGTCATTTCCGAACCCGGTAGATCCATGGTAGGAAGTGCTGGTATAACTGCCTCAAGGGTGCTTTTAAGAAGTAGAAAAGGAACTCAAACATGGGTATTTTTAGATGTTGGAGTTTTTCATGGTTTGATGGAAACTATAGAAAATTTCAGATACGAAGTAGTAGTTGAGGGGAAAGAAAATTCTGAGACTATGACCATGACATTAGCCGGGCCAACTTGTGATAGTGTAGATACGATATATGATGAAATTGACCTTCCTATTGATATTGATTATAGCGATATTGTTTATTTTATTAACACCGGAGCTTATACTAATGAATATGCGACATATTTTAATGGAATAGAACCAGTAAAAGTTTATACTGTACAAGAATTAGAAGAAATGTTGAAAGGTGAATTTTTGGAAAATACAGAAAGAGTGTAA
- a CDS encoding CoA pyrophosphatase, with protein MDINKIKNIFSNYIPKPIGVENCFSVLISLVEKDETLHILYELRSKNLERQPGEISFPGGKIERNETQKEAAIRECCEELNLKPENIDLIGAADYLLTPFNYLIYSYVGFLKVDVNKIKPNEEVEKIFTIPLDYFLNHDPLKHDTYLTNETDEGFPYELIPNGKNYNWRIGKYPVYFYIYEDYIIWGLTARLTYEFIQKLKLTT; from the coding sequence ATGGATATAAACAAAATTAAAAATATTTTTAGCAATTATATTCCCAAACCTATTGGTGTCGAAAACTGTTTTTCAGTTTTAATATCTTTAGTTGAAAAAGATGAAACTTTACATATATTATATGAGCTTAGATCTAAGAATTTAGAAAGGCAGCCTGGAGAAATATCTTTTCCAGGAGGAAAAATTGAAAGGAACGAAACCCAAAAAGAAGCAGCTATACGGGAATGTTGTGAAGAATTAAATTTAAAACCAGAAAATATAGATTTAATAGGAGCTGCAGATTATCTGCTAACTCCCTTTAATTATTTAATATATTCTTATGTTGGATTTTTAAAAGTAGATGTCAATAAAATAAAACCCAATGAAGAAGTAGAAAAAATATTTACCATACCTTTGGATTATTTCCTAAATCACGATCCCTTGAAACACGATACTTACTTAACAAATGAGACGGATGAAGGGTTTCCTTACGAACTTATCCCCAACGGTAAAAATTACAACTGGCGTATAGGTAAATACCCTGTTTATTTTTACATCTATGAAGATTATATTATCTGGGGTCTTACAGCAAGGCTAACCTATGAATTTATACAAAAACTTAAATTAACTACATAA